One Aegilops tauschii subsp. strangulata cultivar AL8/78 chromosome 7, Aet v6.0, whole genome shotgun sequence genomic window carries:
- the LOC109770746 gene encoding uncharacterized protein isoform X2 yields the protein MASRAGAVSAGAAADTGGPSARLAAAGAGEEEAGAGKVKLLCSYGGRIAPRSGDGALRYVGGQMRLISVPRAASFADLMRKVEAVDDAAGPAPAAAGGGALVKYQLPGEDLDSLVSVSCAEDYDNMLEEYEKLAAAAPDGSAKLRVFLFPADSASGSGSHPAAVDEAGQRYIDAINCVSADAVRRRESGSSAHNSEASEPAGLAEGMSPRAVPPPSVPPEYLYSAGSHTNHASPFPQSLGFSAVAASAPAMGIPAHKPVLLRPEPQPLQPHQVASYAPPPPHQPAPVASYAQHQQPAQQVASYAPPLQPQVASYAPPQQLPQVASYAPPPQLPQVTAYTSQMPQSYIEPQQIQYVNAQQFGLHGVSQSANLMPAHMSQYVPSTLGTNSMATTGAQIGALRPVSAGTERVLENLHFSRPMQTPVDPNYRVLQPLSELPPLPHTTLQASDAQRYGVQTVLTSTASSPVITSSRAFPVVVSSATVPTVRYDDCMMCQKILPHAHSDNMIQEQGNPRALNYPDVSPVFYSLHQEDATKQQVPAAVPVTSANYISEPRAESTAGMTQFDPKLSARNPAVQAAPSQDAGTLVQPTMVTVPLSSIPTSNGVFVGQPPHTLAEDFLMYQRQQQHPYSMQTTQVLANGVSSNPQGIDASAFKNSNHPVAEPIGEYAHDVPHDYVRAIDARMQGIQLGPIAPPESIVQGKSAIPHGAVGDGIVEKPPVIIDGSPIYKSQAGGYHMGTSNAFPVPSFILEDNVVRHTEQPPPSRNVGANNVYPEVIQQPSMLLKNNLGVPIEHPVPSERFLVRPAYSGVQSPAGPPAHHPGEMLNGMVSAPYNVSSQVVLQAAASTDCVEATHEPAYTESLFSNQDPWKAIGNASAVPPTSNMLAKEHVLSGDPYVDGHVPAITSSNAAMLLEEGNLPLIHDPTFKDIYPEPAQISKGYGEEIVKRQLQAVAEGVAASVLQSPFPEKPTEFSGDHKDLPGDVIDPKNEDAPSKQSDKTSQGVPVLDDIDNLQIIKNSDLEELRELGSGTFGTVYHGKWRGSDVAIKRISDRCFVGKPSEEQRMKTDFWNEACKLSSLHHPNVVAFYGVVLDGPGGSVATVTEYMANGSLRQALQRHEKIFDRRRRLLIVMDVAFGMEYLHGKNIVHFDLKSDNLLVNLRDPQRPICKVGDLGLSKVKCQTLISGGVRGTLPWMAPELLNGSSNLVSEKVDVFSFGIVMWELLTGEEPYADLHYGAIIGGIVNNTLRPLVPESCDPQWRSLMEQCWSAEPMERPSFTEVVKRLRAMATSPTKTLPQK from the exons atggCGAGCAGGGCCGGCGCCGTgagcgcgggggcggcggcggacacGGGCGGCCCGAGCGCGCGtttggcggcggcgggggcgggggaggaggaggccggggcgGGGAAGGTGAAGCTGCTGTGCAGCTACGGGGGCCGGATCGCGCCGAGGTCGGGGGACGGGGCGCTGCGCTACGTGGGCGGCCAGATGCGCCTCATCTCCGTGCCCCGCGCCGCCTCCTTCGCTGACCTCATGCGCAAGGTCGAGGCCGTCGACGACGCCGCCGgacccgcccccgccgccgccggcggggGGGCGCTCGTCAAGTACCAGCTCCCCGGGGAGGACCTGGACTCGCTCGTCTCGGTGTCCTGCGCCGAGGACTACGACAACATGCTGGAGGAGTACGAGAAGctggccgccgccgcgcccgacggCTCCGCCAAGCTCCGGGTCTTCCTCTTCCCGGCCGACTCCGCCTCCGGCTCCGGCTCGCACCCCGCCGCCGTCGACGAGGCCGGGCAGCGCTACATCGACGCCATCAACTGCGTCTCCGCGGACGCCGTCCGCCGCAGGGAGAGCGGCTCCTCCGCGCACAACTCCGAGGCCTCCGAGCCCGCCGGCCTCGCCGAAGGTATGTCGCCGCGGGCCGTGCCGCCCCCTTCCGTCCCGCCTGAATATTTGTATTCGGCTGGGAGCCACACCAACCATGCTAGCCCCTTTCCGCAGTCGCTAGGATTTAGTGCTGTCGCAGCGTCAGCTCCGGCAATGGGCATTCCTGCGCACAAACCCGTGTTGCTTAGGCCGGAGCCGCAACCGCTGCAGCCTCACCAAGTTGCTTCctatgcgccgccgccgccgcatcagCCGGCTCCGGTTGCCTCTTATGCACAGCATCAGCAGCCGGCTCAACAAGTTGCCTCTTATGCGCCGCCACTGCAGCCTCAGGTTGCCTCTTACGCGCCGCCGCAGCAGCTGCCTCAGGTTGCTTCTtatgcgccgccgccgcagctgccTCAGGTTACTGCTTATACTTCGCAAATGCCACAATCATACATAGAGCCTCAACAAATCCAGTACGTCAATGCACAGCAATTTGGTCTGCATGGTGTATCTCAATCCGCTAATCTGATGCCTGCGCACATGAGCCAGTATGTGCCCAGTACTCTGGGTACGAACTCCATGGCGACCACGGGTGCCCAAATTGGTGCTTTGAGGCCTGTTTCTGCAGGTACAGAGCGGGTTTTGGAGAATCTTCATTTCTCACGGCCAATGCAAACTCCAGTTGATCCGAATTACAGGGTGCTGCAGCCACTTTCAGAGCTTCCTCCTCTGCCTCATACGACTTTGCAGGCAAGTGATGCTCAGAGGTATGGCGTCCAGACGGTACTCACAAGCACGGCAAGCTCACCAGTGATAACGAGCTCGAGGGCATTCCCAGTGGTGGTAAGCTCGGCTACCGTGCCAACAGTGAGGTACGATGACTGCATGATGTGCCAGAAAATACTGCCGCATGCCCATTCGGATAACATGATACAGGAGCAGGGAAATCCTCGCGCACTGAATTATCCTGATGTTAGTCCAGTGTTTTACAGCCTCCATCAAGAGGATGCAACCAAACAACAGGTTCCAGCTGCGGTTCCAGTAACATCTGCTAATTACATATCAGAACCCAGAGCCGAGAGCACAGCAGGGATGACCCAGTTTGATCCAAAACTTTCTGCCAGAAATCCAGCAGTTCAAGCAGCACCATCTCAAGATGCAGGAACGTTGGTTCAACCCACCATGGTTACTGTACCTCTTTCCAGTATACCTACTTCAAATGGAGTTTTTGTAGGGCAACCTCCACACACGCTTGCTGAAGATTTTCTCATGTACCAACGTCAGCAGCAACACCCTTACAGTATGCAAACAACTCAAGTCCTGGCAAATGGAGTCAGCAGCAATCCACAAGGGATTGATGCTAGTGCATTTAAGAATTCAAATCATCCAGTAGCAGAACCAATTGGAGAATATGCTCATGATGTTCCTCATGATTATGTCAGAGCTATCGATGCTCGGATGCAAGGAATTCAGTTAGGTCCTATTGCTCCTCCAGAATCTATTGTGCAAGGGAAGTCAGCTATTCCCCATGGTGCTGTTGGCGATGGGATAGTTGAGAAGCCACCTGTTATTATTGATGGCAGTCCCATATACAAATCTCAAGCTGGAGGTTATCACATGGGCACTAGCAATGCTTTTCCTGTCCCTTCTTTTATCCTAGAGGACAATGTTGTGAGACATACTGAACAACCACCTCCCTCTCGAAATGTTGGTGCGAACAACGTCTATCCTGAGGTTATCCAGCAGCCAAGTATGTTACTCAAGAACAACCTTGGTGTGCCCATTGAACATCCTGTTCCGAGCGAAAGATTTCTTGTGAGGCCTGCTTACTCTGGTGTTCAGTCTCCTGCTGGACCTCCTGCACATCATCCTGGGGAAATGCTGAATGGCATGGTTTCCGCTCCCTATAATGTTAGTAGTCAAGTTGTATTGCAGGCTGCTGCTAGTACTGATTGTGTCGAAGCTACACATGAACCAGCTTACACAGAATCTCTTTTCTCAAACCAGGATCCTTGGAAAGCAATTGGAAATGCTTCGGCAGTACCTCCAACATCAAACATGTTGGCTAAGGAACATGTTCTTTCTGGAGATCCATATGTGGATGGCCATGTTCCTGCAATTACAAGTTCAAATGCTGCCATGCTATTAGAAGAAGGCAATCTTCCACTCATTCATGACCCTACTTTCAAGGATATATACCCAGAACCTGCTCAAATAAGCAAAG GATATGGAGAAGAAATTGTCAAACGTCAATTACAAGCTGTCGCTGAAGGTGTGGCAGCATCTGTTCTGCAGTCACCATTTCCTGAAAAACCAACTGAATTTTCTGGGGATCACAAAGATTTGCCTGGAGATGTAATTGATCCAAAAAATGAG GATGCGCCGAGCAAACAGTCAGACAAAACAAGCCAAGGAGTTCCAGTTCTAGATGACATCGATAACCTTCAG ATAATAAAGAACAGTGATCTTGAAGAATTGCGTGAACTAGGTTCTGGAACCTTTGGTACCGTTTACCATGGAAAATGGAGAGGTTCTGATGTCGCTATAAAAAGGATAAGCGATCGATGTTTTGTTGGGAAGCCTTCTGAGGAACAGCGCATG AAAACCGATTTCTGGAATGAAGCTTGCAAGCTTTCATCGTTGCACCATCCAAATGTCGTTGCTTTTTACGGTGTTGTTCTGGATGGACCAGGTGGATCTGTTGCAACAGTCACTGAGTACATGGCTAATGGTTCGCTTCGACAAGCATTACAAAGACATGAAAA GATATTCGACAGGCGTAGGCGCCTGCTAATTGTGATGGATGTTGCATTTGGTATGGAATATTTGCACGGGAAGAACATTGTGCACTTCGACTTGAAGAGTGATAATCTGCTCGTCAACCTAAGAGATCCCCAACGCCCTATATGCAAG GTCGGTGATTTGGGCTTATCAAAGGTTAAATGCCAGACACTAATCTCCGGTGGGGTGCGAGGGACACTTCCCTGGATGGCTCCTGAGCTGTTAAATGGCAGCAGTAACCTTGTTTCTGAAAAG GTCGACGTCTTCTCATTCGGAATCGTGATGTGGGAGCTGCTTACCGGTGAAGAGCCTTATGCTGACCTGCATTATGGCGCCATCATAG GTGGGATCGTGAACAACACCCTACGGCCGCTGGTGCCCGAGTCGTGCGACCCCCAGTGGAGATCGCTGATGGAGCAGTGCTGGTCAGCCGAGCCGATGGAGCGGCCGAGCTTCACGGAGGTCGTCAAGAGGCTACGGGCTATGGCGACCTCCCCCACCAAGACGCTGCCGCAGAAGTAG
- the LOC109770746 gene encoding uncharacterized protein isoform X1 produces MASRAGAVSAGAAADTGGPSARLAAAGAGEEEAGAGKVKLLCSYGGRIAPRSGDGALRYVGGQMRLISVPRAASFADLMRKVEAVDDAAGPAPAAAGGGALVKYQLPGEDLDSLVSVSCAEDYDNMLEEYEKLAAAAPDGSAKLRVFLFPADSASGSGSHPAAVDEAGQRYIDAINCVSADAVRRRESGSSAHNSEASEPAGLAEGMSPRAVPPPSVPPEYLYSAGSHTNHASPFPQSLGFSAVAASAPAMGIPAHKPVLLRPEPQPLQPHQVASYAPPPPHQPAPVASYAQHQQPAQQVASYAPPLQPQVASYAPPQQLPQVASYAPPPQLPQVTAYTSQMPQSYIEPQQIQYVNAQQFGLHGVSQSANLMPAHMSQYVPSTLGTNSMATTGAQIGALRPVSAGTERVLENLHFSRPMQTPVDPNYRVLQPLSELPPLPHTTLQASDAQRYGVQTVLTSTASSPVITSSRAFPVVVSSATVPTVRYDDCMMCQKILPHAHSDNMIQEQGNPRALNYPDVSPVFYSLHQEDATKQQVPAAVPVTSANYISEPRAESTAGMTQFDPKLSARNPAVQAAPSQDAGTLVQPTMVTVPLSSIPTSNGVFVGQPPHTLAEDFLMYQRQQQHPYSMQTTQVLANGVSSNPQGIDASAFKNSNHPVAEPIGEYAHDVPHDYVRAIDARMQGIQLGPIAPPESIVQGKSAIPHGAVGDGIVEKPPVIIDGSPIYKSQAGGYHMGTSNAFPVPSFILEDNVVRHTEQPPPSRNVGANNVYPEVIQQPSMLLKNNLGVPIEHPVPSERFLVRPAYSGVQSPAGPPAHHPGEMLNGMVSAPYNVSSQVVLQAAASTDCVEATHEPAYTESLFSNQDPWKAIGNASAVPPTSNMLAKEHVLSGDPYVDGHVPAITSSNAAMLLEEGNLPLIHDPTFKDIYPEPAQISKGYGEEIVKRQLQAVAEGVAASVLQSPFPEKPTEFSGDHKDLPGDVIDPKNEDAPSKQSDKTSQGVPVLDDIDNLQIIKNSDLEELRELGSGTFGTVYHGKWRGSDVAIKRISDRCFVGKPSEEQRMKTDFWNEACKLSSLHHPNVVAFYGVVLDGPGGSVATVTEYMANGSLRQALQRHENRIFDRRRRLLIVMDVAFGMEYLHGKNIVHFDLKSDNLLVNLRDPQRPICKVGDLGLSKVKCQTLISGGVRGTLPWMAPELLNGSSNLVSEKVDVFSFGIVMWELLTGEEPYADLHYGAIIGGIVNNTLRPLVPESCDPQWRSLMEQCWSAEPMERPSFTEVVKRLRAMATSPTKTLPQK; encoded by the exons atggCGAGCAGGGCCGGCGCCGTgagcgcgggggcggcggcggacacGGGCGGCCCGAGCGCGCGtttggcggcggcgggggcgggggaggaggaggccggggcgGGGAAGGTGAAGCTGCTGTGCAGCTACGGGGGCCGGATCGCGCCGAGGTCGGGGGACGGGGCGCTGCGCTACGTGGGCGGCCAGATGCGCCTCATCTCCGTGCCCCGCGCCGCCTCCTTCGCTGACCTCATGCGCAAGGTCGAGGCCGTCGACGACGCCGCCGgacccgcccccgccgccgccggcggggGGGCGCTCGTCAAGTACCAGCTCCCCGGGGAGGACCTGGACTCGCTCGTCTCGGTGTCCTGCGCCGAGGACTACGACAACATGCTGGAGGAGTACGAGAAGctggccgccgccgcgcccgacggCTCCGCCAAGCTCCGGGTCTTCCTCTTCCCGGCCGACTCCGCCTCCGGCTCCGGCTCGCACCCCGCCGCCGTCGACGAGGCCGGGCAGCGCTACATCGACGCCATCAACTGCGTCTCCGCGGACGCCGTCCGCCGCAGGGAGAGCGGCTCCTCCGCGCACAACTCCGAGGCCTCCGAGCCCGCCGGCCTCGCCGAAGGTATGTCGCCGCGGGCCGTGCCGCCCCCTTCCGTCCCGCCTGAATATTTGTATTCGGCTGGGAGCCACACCAACCATGCTAGCCCCTTTCCGCAGTCGCTAGGATTTAGTGCTGTCGCAGCGTCAGCTCCGGCAATGGGCATTCCTGCGCACAAACCCGTGTTGCTTAGGCCGGAGCCGCAACCGCTGCAGCCTCACCAAGTTGCTTCctatgcgccgccgccgccgcatcagCCGGCTCCGGTTGCCTCTTATGCACAGCATCAGCAGCCGGCTCAACAAGTTGCCTCTTATGCGCCGCCACTGCAGCCTCAGGTTGCCTCTTACGCGCCGCCGCAGCAGCTGCCTCAGGTTGCTTCTtatgcgccgccgccgcagctgccTCAGGTTACTGCTTATACTTCGCAAATGCCACAATCATACATAGAGCCTCAACAAATCCAGTACGTCAATGCACAGCAATTTGGTCTGCATGGTGTATCTCAATCCGCTAATCTGATGCCTGCGCACATGAGCCAGTATGTGCCCAGTACTCTGGGTACGAACTCCATGGCGACCACGGGTGCCCAAATTGGTGCTTTGAGGCCTGTTTCTGCAGGTACAGAGCGGGTTTTGGAGAATCTTCATTTCTCACGGCCAATGCAAACTCCAGTTGATCCGAATTACAGGGTGCTGCAGCCACTTTCAGAGCTTCCTCCTCTGCCTCATACGACTTTGCAGGCAAGTGATGCTCAGAGGTATGGCGTCCAGACGGTACTCACAAGCACGGCAAGCTCACCAGTGATAACGAGCTCGAGGGCATTCCCAGTGGTGGTAAGCTCGGCTACCGTGCCAACAGTGAGGTACGATGACTGCATGATGTGCCAGAAAATACTGCCGCATGCCCATTCGGATAACATGATACAGGAGCAGGGAAATCCTCGCGCACTGAATTATCCTGATGTTAGTCCAGTGTTTTACAGCCTCCATCAAGAGGATGCAACCAAACAACAGGTTCCAGCTGCGGTTCCAGTAACATCTGCTAATTACATATCAGAACCCAGAGCCGAGAGCACAGCAGGGATGACCCAGTTTGATCCAAAACTTTCTGCCAGAAATCCAGCAGTTCAAGCAGCACCATCTCAAGATGCAGGAACGTTGGTTCAACCCACCATGGTTACTGTACCTCTTTCCAGTATACCTACTTCAAATGGAGTTTTTGTAGGGCAACCTCCACACACGCTTGCTGAAGATTTTCTCATGTACCAACGTCAGCAGCAACACCCTTACAGTATGCAAACAACTCAAGTCCTGGCAAATGGAGTCAGCAGCAATCCACAAGGGATTGATGCTAGTGCATTTAAGAATTCAAATCATCCAGTAGCAGAACCAATTGGAGAATATGCTCATGATGTTCCTCATGATTATGTCAGAGCTATCGATGCTCGGATGCAAGGAATTCAGTTAGGTCCTATTGCTCCTCCAGAATCTATTGTGCAAGGGAAGTCAGCTATTCCCCATGGTGCTGTTGGCGATGGGATAGTTGAGAAGCCACCTGTTATTATTGATGGCAGTCCCATATACAAATCTCAAGCTGGAGGTTATCACATGGGCACTAGCAATGCTTTTCCTGTCCCTTCTTTTATCCTAGAGGACAATGTTGTGAGACATACTGAACAACCACCTCCCTCTCGAAATGTTGGTGCGAACAACGTCTATCCTGAGGTTATCCAGCAGCCAAGTATGTTACTCAAGAACAACCTTGGTGTGCCCATTGAACATCCTGTTCCGAGCGAAAGATTTCTTGTGAGGCCTGCTTACTCTGGTGTTCAGTCTCCTGCTGGACCTCCTGCACATCATCCTGGGGAAATGCTGAATGGCATGGTTTCCGCTCCCTATAATGTTAGTAGTCAAGTTGTATTGCAGGCTGCTGCTAGTACTGATTGTGTCGAAGCTACACATGAACCAGCTTACACAGAATCTCTTTTCTCAAACCAGGATCCTTGGAAAGCAATTGGAAATGCTTCGGCAGTACCTCCAACATCAAACATGTTGGCTAAGGAACATGTTCTTTCTGGAGATCCATATGTGGATGGCCATGTTCCTGCAATTACAAGTTCAAATGCTGCCATGCTATTAGAAGAAGGCAATCTTCCACTCATTCATGACCCTACTTTCAAGGATATATACCCAGAACCTGCTCAAATAAGCAAAG GATATGGAGAAGAAATTGTCAAACGTCAATTACAAGCTGTCGCTGAAGGTGTGGCAGCATCTGTTCTGCAGTCACCATTTCCTGAAAAACCAACTGAATTTTCTGGGGATCACAAAGATTTGCCTGGAGATGTAATTGATCCAAAAAATGAG GATGCGCCGAGCAAACAGTCAGACAAAACAAGCCAAGGAGTTCCAGTTCTAGATGACATCGATAACCTTCAG ATAATAAAGAACAGTGATCTTGAAGAATTGCGTGAACTAGGTTCTGGAACCTTTGGTACCGTTTACCATGGAAAATGGAGAGGTTCTGATGTCGCTATAAAAAGGATAAGCGATCGATGTTTTGTTGGGAAGCCTTCTGAGGAACAGCGCATG AAAACCGATTTCTGGAATGAAGCTTGCAAGCTTTCATCGTTGCACCATCCAAATGTCGTTGCTTTTTACGGTGTTGTTCTGGATGGACCAGGTGGATCTGTTGCAACAGTCACTGAGTACATGGCTAATGGTTCGCTTCGACAAGCATTACAAAGACATGAAAA CAGGATATTCGACAGGCGTAGGCGCCTGCTAATTGTGATGGATGTTGCATTTGGTATGGAATATTTGCACGGGAAGAACATTGTGCACTTCGACTTGAAGAGTGATAATCTGCTCGTCAACCTAAGAGATCCCCAACGCCCTATATGCAAG GTCGGTGATTTGGGCTTATCAAAGGTTAAATGCCAGACACTAATCTCCGGTGGGGTGCGAGGGACACTTCCCTGGATGGCTCCTGAGCTGTTAAATGGCAGCAGTAACCTTGTTTCTGAAAAG GTCGACGTCTTCTCATTCGGAATCGTGATGTGGGAGCTGCTTACCGGTGAAGAGCCTTATGCTGACCTGCATTATGGCGCCATCATAG GTGGGATCGTGAACAACACCCTACGGCCGCTGGTGCCCGAGTCGTGCGACCCCCAGTGGAGATCGCTGATGGAGCAGTGCTGGTCAGCCGAGCCGATGGAGCGGCCGAGCTTCACGGAGGTCGTCAAGAGGCTACGGGCTATGGCGACCTCCCCCACCAAGACGCTGCCGCAGAAGTAG